A region of the Sodalis ligni genome:
CTGTTTTGCTGGGTTTCGGCCGGGTTCTGGACGGCCCTGATGGGTTTTCTCCAGTTGCTTATCGGCCATGATAAATACAGCATCTCCGCCAGCACCACCGGTGATGAACCCCTGAATCCGCAGCACCGCATCGCGCTCATCATGCCCATATGCAATGAGGACGTTGAGCGGGTTTTCGCCGGACTGCGCGCCACCTATGAATCGGTGGAAGCCACGGGGCAAATTGAACATTTCGACTTTTACATCCTGAGCGACAGCTATAACGCCGATATCGCCGTGGCCGAGCAAAAGGCCTGGATGGAGATCTGCCAGGAAACCGGCGGATGCGGCAGAATTTTTTATCGCCGCCGCCGCCGCCGGGTAAAACGTAAAAGCGGCAATATCGATGATTTCTGCCGCCGCTGGGGTAAACAGTACAGTTATATGGTGATCCTGGATGCCGACAGCGTCATGAGCGGCTTTTGCCTCACCAACCTGGTCCGGCTCATGGAAGCCAACCCCACCGCCGGAATTATCCAGAGCGCGCCGAAGGCCTCCGGCATGGATACGCTTTATGCCCGCTGCCAACAGTTCGCCACCCGCGTCTACGGACCCCTGTTTACCGCCGGTCTGCATTACTGGCAATTGGGGGAATCCCATTACTGGGGTCATAACGCCATTATCCGGGTCGATCCCTTTATCAAACACTGCGCCCTGGCGCCGTTGCCCGGCGATGGTTCATTTGCCGGCTCGATTTTATCCCATGATTTCGTGGAGGCGGCATTAATGCGCCGGGCGGGATGGGGCGTGTGGATAGCCTATGATTTGCCGGGCAGTTACGAAGAGCTGCCCCCCAATCTGCTGGATGAGCTCAAGCGCGACCGGCGCTGGTGCCAGGGCAATTTAATGAACTTCCGGCTGTTTCTGGTCAAAGGCATGCATCCGGTGCATCGGGCGGTATTCCTGACGGGGGTCATGTCGTATTTGTCCGCGCCGCTGTGGTTTATGTTCCTGGCCCTGTCTACCGCACTGCAGGTAGTGCATACCCTGATGGAGCCGCAGTACTTCCTGCAGCCCCGCCAGCTCTTTCCCGTTTGGCCGCAATGGCGGCCGGAGCTGGCGGTGGCGCTGTTCTCCACCACCATGGTATTGCTGTTCTTGCCGAAGTTGCTCAGCGTGATCCTGATTTGTGCCAAAGGGGCGAAACAGTACGGCGGAGTCGTTATCCTGTTCTGCTCAATGCTGCTGGAGATGCTGTTTTCCGTGCTGCTGGCGCCGGTTCGCATGCTGTTTCATACAATCTTCGTGGTCAGCGCGTTTCTCGGCTGGTCGGTTCAATGGAATTCGCCGCAGCGGGATGACGACGCGACGCCCTGGGGCGAATCTTTCACGCGCCACGGTTCGCAAATGCTGCTGGGGCTGGTCTGGGCCGGCGGCATGGCCTGGCTGGATCTGCGTTTCCTGTGGTGGCTGTCGCCTATCGTCTTTTCGTTAATCCTTTCGCCGATGGTGTCGGTTTTCTCCAGTCGTGCCAATCTCGGGTTGGCCTGCAAACGCGTCAGCCTGTTCTTGATTCCTGAAGAGTACTCACCGCCGAAAGAGCTGGTGGATACGGAGAACTATTTGCAGCGCAATCGGGCGCGGGCGCTGTTGGACGGGTTCCGCCATGCGGTTATGGATCCGGCCTATAATGCCCTGGCCACCGGCATGGCCACCGCGCGCCACGGTGTCAGCCAGGCTATCGAGGTCAATCGCGAAGAGCACATTCAGGCGGCGCTGCAACGCGGCCCGCGTGGCCTGACTCCTCCTGACCGGCTATCTATTTTAAGCGATCCGGTTATCCTCTCCCGTCTGCACCTGCGGTTATGGTCTCAGCCGCAGGCCTGGCCGGCCTGGGATAAAAAATAGCCGATGGCTGTCTGAACCACCCGCAAAGGTGGTTTGAGCTTGTTGATAAAGTGTTCGGTCGGGGCAGGCTGCCAGATCGTAAACACGCCGTGAATACATCCCTGTAGGCTCGATCCGCGCCATCCATGGCGCGGACGGTTTACTCTTCTGGCAACCTGCCCAGCCTTATTGACTTCGAGTGCCTTTGTCAGCAGTCTGAACCACCCGCAAGGGTGGTTTTGTTTATTGGTGTGTATTGCGAGGCATCCCTCAGGATGCTCTCTTTTTGCGCGCCAGAAAACGCTGCGTCAGTATGGGCAGCGATATTACCGTGATAAGCATCGCGCCGACAATAATCGACATCACAATGCCCGGCACGTTCAGCAGGCTCAGTCCAAAGGTGACCAACCCCATCAGGAACGCCGCGATAATCACGCCGGTCATGCTGCCGGATCCCCCCAGGACATTCACCCCGCCTAAAACCACCATGGTTATCACGCTGAGTTCCCAGCCCAGCGCCAGGGTGGGACGGGTGCTGCCCAGGCGCGAGGTCAGCAATACCGCCGCCAGACCCGACATGACGCCCACCATAATGAACAAGATCAGGTTATGGCGTTTCACGTTGATGCCGGAATAATAGGCGGCGACGGGATTGTTGCCGATGGCGTAGGTCCGCCGGCCAAAATTGGTTTTATGCAGCAAAAAGTAAAACAGGACGGCCAATAGGATGAATAGGGCGAATTCGAACGACAGGGCGCCGAAGACATACCCTTGGCCGAAGAAGGCGAAGCTGGCCGGGTAATGGTTGATGGATTGATCCCCCAGCAGCACATAGGTGATGCCCCGGAACAGGCTCATGGTACCGATGGTGATCACGATGGAAGATAAATTCAACCGGGTCACCAGCAAGCCGTTGATCAGGCCGCACAGCAGGCCGACCCCCAGTCCGACGCAGACCAATACCGGGGTTCCCATCCCGGCCTGGGCGCAAAAGCCCATGATGGTTGAGCTCAGCGCCATGGTGGAAGCCACTGACAGGTCTATTTCCCGGGCGATAATCAGCATCGCCATCGGTAACACTATCATGGCCTTCTCGGTGAAATTAAAGGTCGCGTCCGACAGGTTCCAGAGATTTAAAAAATAGGGCGAAGCCGTGGCGTTAACGGCAAACACCACCACGGTCACCGCCAGTAAAAAACCTTCCCAGCACAGCAGGCGCCGAGGCCAGGGGATGTTATGCAGCGGAACCGGCTCCGGATGCGAGTGAGAAAGCAGTGTCTTGTTCATAGTGAATCTCTCACTTTTGTCGGGGCTGATTGGCAAGGACGGCATTATGCAGAATCAGGCGGCCCTTACGTTTGTTCGAGCGTTCGTTCAGGATGACGGCAATAACAATGACACCGCCGGATATCGCCATCTGCCAGAATGGCGATACTTCAATCACCGGCAGGGCATTATTGATAACCCCTAAAAACAACGCGCCCAGCAGGCAGCCGGACACCGATCCGATCCCGCCCATGGTACTGATGCCGCCTATCACGCAGGCAGCAATAATCTGCAATTCAAAACCATTGGCGACGTCGACGTAGGCTACCGCAAACCGCGAAATCCATAGATACCCGCAAAATCCCGCCAGCGTTCCGGACAGGCAGAAACTGATAAACTGCATCTTGCCGGCATTGATCCCGGTGTAATAAGCCGCGGTGGCATTGCCGCCGGCGGTAAAAAGCGCCCGGCCGGTGCGGCTGTAGCGCATGAAATAACCCCACCGCCAGTAGCGCCGCGATGGCGCTCCAGCCCAGCAGCGGTAAATGCAGAAACTCGCTGCGCGGCAAGCCGAGGAATGGCGCGCTCATCTGATGGGCGTTAATCCAGCCGCCGCGGGACAGCAAAAAGATGATGCCGCGATAAATGCTCATGGTGCCGAGGGTTACCACGATAGAAGGGATGCCCATCTTCCAGACCAGCAAACCGTTAATGGCGCCCATCAGCAACCCCATGACGGTGGCGATGACCACCAAAAGCCCGATGGAGAGATCGGGATGATGGAAATTCAACAGCGCCACTATCATGCCGGTCAGCGCCAGATTGGCGGCCATGGATAAATCAATGCCCTTGGTCAGCAACACCATCATTTGGCCCAGGGCCAGGATGATGAGAATCGAGGTATCATTAAAGGTTTCCAGCAGGTTTTCCACGCCTATAAATTCCGGCGAGCGGCTGCCGACCCCCAGCACCATCAGTATGATAACCAGCCCCAGCAGAATTTCGCGGTGTTTGAGTAAGGTTTTCATCTTTATGCCACCTCCGCGCCGGCGCCGCTGGCCGCGCTGACGATCATTTCCGCCGTTGCCGCGCCGGCGTTGAATTCCGCCGCCATCAACCCTTCATGCATAACGATAATGCGATGGGACATGCCCATCACTTCGGGCAGCTCGGATGACACCATAATCACCGCCAGTCCCTGTCCCACCAGTTCGGACATGAATTGGTGTACAGCCGCTTTGGAGCCGATATCGATGCCCTTGGTAGGTTCATCCAAAATAATGATCTGGGGTTGAGTCGCCAGCCATTTGCCGATGACCACCTTTTGCTGGTTGCCGCCGGACAATGTAGCCACCTGCTGGCGCCAGCTAAAGGCTTTTACCTGCAGGCGGTTGGCGTAATTATCCGCCAGGGCCCACTCCTTTTCCTCATTAAGGATGCCGTGCGGATTGAGATGGCTCAGCTGCGGCAGGCTGATATTCTGATAAATGGGCAAATCAATAATGGTGCCCTGGCTTTGGCGCTCTTCCGGCACGTAAACGATTCCGGCACGGATAGCTGCCGCGGGGTTGGCAAAATGCCGGGCCCTGCCGCCGACGATAATCTGCCCGCCGCTGGGTTGGGTTACGCCGAACAGGGCTTTCATCAGCTCCGTCCGTCCCGCCCCCACCAGACCGTAAAAACCGAGGATTTCTCCTTTGCGCAACGAGAAATCAATGCCGGAAAACTCGGTGGGATGGCTCAGATTTTTCACCGCAAGCACGGTATCACCGGGCAGGCCGGACTTTTTGGGATAAACCTGGCTGATTTCGCGGCCGACCATCATGGTGACCATCCTGGCCTCGGTGATATCGCCCATTTGGCCCGAACCCACGTAGCTGCCGTCGCGCAGTACCGTGTAATAATCCGCGATGGCAAAATCTCGTCGAACTTATGGGAAATAAACAGGATAGCTTTATTTTCCTGCTTCAAACGTTCGACTATCTGATAGAACTCGATAATTTCATGCTGGGATAACGCCGCGGTCGGCTCGTCGAGAATCACCACCTGTGCGTTGAACGATAGCGCCCGGGCGATTGCCACCATATGCCGCTGGGCGATGCTCAGCTCTTTCAAAACGGCGTAGGGATCGATCTGCACCTCCAGCCGCGCCAGAATTTCCCGTGATTGTTTGTGCATGGCGGGCCAGTTCAGGCGTTTAAGCCAACCGCTGTAAAGATAGTGCCCGGCAAAGATATTCTCCGTTACCGTCAGCTCGTCGAATAGCACGGTTTCCTGATGGATGGCGGTGATGCCGATTTTGTGGGCGGCCTCCGGATTCACCAGTTTGATGGGGATTTTTTTATATTCTATCGTGCCTTCTTCCGGCTGATAGATGCCGGTCATCACCTTGACCAGCGTTGATTTCCCGGCGCCATTCTCGCCTACCAGCGCCGTGACTTTGCCCGGATAGAGATCGATATGGACATTTTCCAGCGCCCGCACGCCGGGAAATACTTTCGTGATCCCTTTCAATGATAATAAAGGTATGGCGTCGGTCATCACAACCCTCCGCGTTCTATGGCAAATCATGAAGGCTCACTGTGGGCCGGTGAGCCTGATGAAAGAATCAGAACACTTTGGCGAATTTATCAATGTTAGTGGCGTCATAAATGAAGGGTTTGCCCATGGCGCCGTTGCCGTCCGCATCAAGCTGGACCTTTCCCAAACGGCCCATGCTGGCCTCTTTGGCGGTGGCCGTGCCTTTCACCAGATCATAGGCGATGTAGGTTGCCGCATAGCCCAGATCGATGGGATTCCAGATGGCGAAGCTTTTGCTGGCGCCGGACTTCACCGCGCCGGCCATTTCAGAAGGCAACCCCAGGCCGGTCACATAGACCTTGCCGATTTTGCCTTGGTCTTTGACCGCTTGTGCCGCGGCGACAATACCCACCGAGGAGGGAGAAATGATCACCTTCAGGTTCGGGTAGGATTTCAGCAGGCCGATGGTTTCGCGGTAGCTTTTATCGGAAAGGTCATCGCCGTAGGCAACCGCAACCAGATTCACCGACGGATATTTCGGCAGCACCTTTTTCATTTCCTCAATCCAGATGTTCTGGTTGGTGGACGTCGGCGTGGCGCTTAAAATGGCCGTATCGCCCTTTTGCAGTCCTAGGGCCTTGATGGCATCGGCGGCCAGCTGGACATTCATCTGGCCGATCAGGTCATTACTGGACGGATTAAGATGGATCTGGCGGCCCGCCTTGGCGACGCCGGAATCCCATGACACCACTTTGATGCCGCGCTGCATGGCTTTTTTCAGCACCGGCACCAAGGCATCGGGATCGTTCGCCGACACCGCGATGGCATCCACCCCCTGGGCAATCAGGCCGTTAAGGACTTCAATCTGCGCTTCGGCGGTGGTGGTGGTGGGGCCGGTATAAATAACCTTAACATCCCCCAATTCTTTGGCCGCCTGCTGCGCGCCGGTATTTGCCGCTTCGAAGAAACCGTTGCCCAACGATTTTGCCACCAGGGCAATTTTGACTTCGGCCGAGGCCGAGGCGGCCAGCGCCAGGCATGAAGCCATGAGGGTACAAGTCAGTAGTTGTTTTAATTTCATTGTTTGTACTCCACTTAATTAAAGTAATGACAACAAGATGTAGGGTTTTAAAAAAAAACTAAGCGTATCGGGAATGGGAGTATCGCCAAACACATTGTCCGGAAGAGCCCGGGTAATGGGAAATGATGTGTTGCAAGGACAAGGGGATAATCATAGTCAAAACCTTCATGGAAGGATGATCACGACTTTAAAACCTTGTTGTCCCAGCCGCCTTTATTATATTGCCAATTCCCGTGAGAAGCTGGCAGTCAGACGAAGGTGGGGATGAGAGATATCACAAATCAATAACATTTTTCAGAGGAGCGGATTTTAATCAACGGCTACCGGCCCGCTTTACCGAATCCCCATTGAATACGGCCCGAGCAATACGCCTTACCGGCTTTGGTGTCGCAAAATGCTGCACCTGTGGGCTAGTCCCGTAAATCAAACGGCGTTACATCAGCGTTTTTAATGTCATGACGCGGGGAAAAAGAGAAAATGGCGCCGTCAGCATTTAATGTCACTTCCTACAGAGTCGCTGCCGTTAATATTTTGAATCTTTTAGAGAACCATGGATTTTGCCGTGCAAGACGATTTACTGTTTGTGCTCAAAAAGGTGGGCTCTTTTTTGATTTTCGCCGCCATCGTTTCGGCGTTTCAATTATTGCTGTTTATAGATGTTCGCTTCCTGCATGACTCGGTCAACGAGATTTCACTCACGGAAATCAGCCAGGAAATCATTTTATTCGCTATTGTTGTATTACATCTCTGGTTGATTAGGGTGCCTGCACATCGGGCCGTCAATGTGCTGGTGGGGGGATTTTTTACCTGTTTGCTGGTGCGCGAGATGGATTTTGCCTTTGATGTCATCCAATACGGGTCCTGGTTTTGGGTGGCGATGGCGGTGTGTGTGCTATGTGTCGCGGTGGCGGCCCTGGATTACCGGCGTACGTTGGCGGGACTGGCGGATTATTTCAGGCATCCGGGTTATGGCCTGGTGTGCGCGGGATTGCTAACTGTGCTAGTGTTCTCCCGTCTGATGGGAATGGGCGGCCTGTGGCAAGCGTTATTACAGGATGCCTATGTCCGCACGGTGAAAAATGCCGTGGAAGAAGGCGGCGAGCTGTTCGGTTATGTTCTGTGCCTGCTGGGCACGCTGCTCTATATGCTGGATAAACGTAACATGAGCCGTCCGGACTGAGCCGATATGCCCGGCCGGAGGGCCGGCTGAATCTGGGATGCGAAGCAAGGTGAACAGGGTGCGAATACTGGTGGCGGCGTTATGCGTGCTGGGCCTGACCGGCTGCGGCAGCATTATCAGCCGTACGTTTCCCGGACAGGGGCACGGCAATCAATATTATCCGGGCGTAAAATGGGATTTACGCGACTCTCCCTGGCGATATATCACCGTGATAGATCTGCCGCTGTCGATGGTGGTGGATACGATTCTATTGCCGGTGGATATGCGGCACGGGCCGTATCGCTAGAGTATCAACCCGCTGGGGTTTATGTAGCTCCACGGGTTGATACTCCGGCGGATGCCTGGACAAGAGGGGCGCGTGCTTTAACCCGGACAGGGGCGTGGTCTGCCGGTTTTACAGTTCTTCCCACTCATCGGCCGCGGTCTGCCCCTCTTCGGTGTCCAGCGGCGGCTCATATTGATAGTCACCTTCGTCCCATTCATGCAAGGTGTTCTCCTCCTGCCATTCCAGACGCAGTTCGGTTTCATCAAAATCACCGTCAAAAATGGCCTGGGCGGCTTCTCCGGTTCGAAAAGGCAATGCATCCGCCGCCTCGTTCTCATCGGCCAGGAACTCCGCTTCCCACATGATTTCACCGTCCTGCATAATATATTTTTGTAAACTGAACTGACTCACTACCGGGTCCTGATCGTCATTGCCGCTGTCACGGGAGGCTTCAAGAAATTCCTCACGTGCGGTATCTATGGCTTCTTCCAGAGTTGCGTACATGCTCATTTTGGCTCTCCTGTGATCACTGCATCGATCTGACGTTACCGCGCCCTTGGCGGGCATCAATGTAATTGTTGTCGGAGTCTGAAAACTTTCAAGTATCATTAATAAAATGATTTCCAGCGGGGATAAAAATTCCCGGTCAGGTAAAAAAATATTTTTTTACCCGCATTCATCAATGCAAGGGGCAGGTGGTTATCTGGTAAAATTTCGCAAAGGAACCTTCGGCAGGGGAGAAGCGCTACAGTAAGCTAAGTGGACAACCTGGAGAACGTATCATGACCCTGTTTAAAAAATCACTGATAGTCATCACCTGCACGCTGGGTGCATTGAGTTTCACCGGCATGGCGGCAGCCCCTGCCGGTACTCCATCGGCAGCGCCCGCCGATACTTCGCCGGCCGCGCCGGCCGGTTGGCAGAATCAACCTCGGCCGGAGCCCGGACCGATGTTCTTTCACCATCCAGGCGGGCCCATGATGATGCGCCATGGTCCGGGCTTCTGCCACGGCGGCGAAGTTTTTTGCGCATCAGTGCAAAGCGATAATCCCGGCGAGACGATACAAAAGCTGAACACTATCCTGCCGGCTCCTGCCGCCGGCAGTCACTATGAAGTGCGGCTTTCAGTGGTAAAGGTCCCCAATCATTTCGGGGATAACGCGCCGGATGGCGGCGAGACGCCTCATCCGGCCAACGGCGGCTGATTTATTCATTCGGCAGCCTGATGCGGGACGGGCCGTGCTGCAAGCTCCACCAGGAATAGAACACATTAAACAGCACCACCAGCGCGGTAACGCCAAATACCGCGCGAAACCCATAGCTGGCGGAAACAAAGGCGCCGATCAGCGGGCCGCTGACATTGCCCACG
Encoded here:
- the rhaS gene encoding rhamnose ABC transporter substrate-binding protein gives rise to the protein MASCLALAASASAEVKIALVAKSLGNGFFEAANTGAQQAAKELGDVKVIYTGPTTTTAEAQIEVLNGLIAQGVDAIAVSANDPDALVPVLKKAMQRGIKVVSWDSGVAKAGRQIHLNPSSNDLIGQMNVQLAADAIKALGLQKGDTAILSATPTSTNQNIWIEEMKKVLPKYPSVNLVAVAYGDDLSDKSYRETIGLLKSYPNLKVIISPSSVGIVAAAQAVKDQGKIGKVYVTGLGLPSEMAGAVKSGASKSFAIWNPIDLGYAATYIAYDLVKGTATAKEASMGRLGKVQLDADGNGAMGKPFIYDATNIDKFAKVF
- a CDS encoding ABC transporter permease, with translation MNKTLLSHSHPEPVPLHNIPWPRRLLCWEGFLLAVTVVVFAVNATASPYFLNLWNLSDATFNFTEKAMIVLPMAMLIIAREIDLSVASTMALSSTIMGFCAQAGMGTPVLVCVGLGVGLLCGLINGLLVTRLNLSSIVITIGTMSLFRGITYVLLGDQSINHYPASFAFFGQGYVFGALSFEFALFILLAVLFYFLLHKTNFGRRTYAIGNNPVAAYYSGINVKRHNLILFIMVGVMSGLAAVLLTSRLGSTRPTLALGWELSVITMVVLGGVNVLGGSGSMTGVIIAAFLMGLVTFGLSLLNVPGIVMSIIVGAMLITVISLPILTQRFLARKKRAS
- a CDS encoding YceK/YidQ family lipoprotein, which encodes MRSKVNRVRILVAALCVLGLTGCGSIISRTFPGQGHGNQYYPGVKWDLRDSPWRYITVIDLPLSMVVDTILLPVDMRHGPYR
- a CDS encoding MysB family protein is translated as MSMYATLEEAIDTAREEFLEASRDSGNDDQDPVVSQFSLQKYIMQDGEIMWEAEFLADENEAADALPFRTGEAAQAIFDGDFDETELRLEWQEENTLHEWDEGDYQYEPPLDTEEGQTAADEWEEL
- the mdoH gene encoding glucans biosynthesis glucosyltransferase MdoH; translation: MNKSTEPSLDYIEALPLSPEQKSSLRAKLPGEGSSSLASLHADIGSITPGTTPNEDNAALDSVKSRLNMAWPVTETCKELLVEDGLGRTAIKAMPTITRTPMFPEPWLTNPVSRYWNALRGHTPPPRHKGEAAAGEDGNWRGGGPMRRYVLLILTLLKTAVATWYMKTILPYQGWALIDPMDMLHQDWLQSVLQLLPYVLQSGILILFAILFCWVSAGFWTALMGFLQLLIGHDKYSISASTTGDEPLNPQHRIALIMPICNEDVERVFAGLRATYESVEATGQIEHFDFYILSDSYNADIAVAEQKAWMEICQETGGCGRIFYRRRRRRVKRKSGNIDDFCRRWGKQYSYMVILDADSVMSGFCLTNLVRLMEANPTAGIIQSAPKASGMDTLYARCQQFATRVYGPLFTAGLHYWQLGESHYWGHNAIIRVDPFIKHCALAPLPGDGSFAGSILSHDFVEAALMRRAGWGVWIAYDLPGSYEELPPNLLDELKRDRRWCQGNLMNFRLFLVKGMHPVHRAVFLTGVMSYLSAPLWFMFLALSTALQVVHTLMEPQYFLQPRQLFPVWPQWRPELAVALFSTTMVLLFLPKLLSVILICAKGAKQYGGVVILFCSMLLEMLFSVLLAPVRMLFHTIFVVSAFLGWSVQWNSPQRDDDATPWGESFTRHGSQMLLGLVWAGGMAWLDLRFLWWLSPIVFSLILSPMVSVFSSRANLGLACKRVSLFLIPEEYSPPKELVDTENYLQRNRARALLDGFRHAVMDPAYNALATGMATARHGVSQAIEVNREEHIQAALQRGPRGLTPPDRLSILSDPVILSRLHLRLWSQPQAWPAWDKK